The sequence below is a genomic window from Lolium perenne isolate Kyuss_39 chromosome 4, Kyuss_2.0, whole genome shotgun sequence.
TCGTGGAAGAAGACTGCGTAGCACGTTTCAGAACGATTAACTTTTGTACGCAACTGGTATAGAAGTTAACGAGAGAAGGCCTAGGGAAAAGTTGTATGTATAGTAGACTCCAAGAGAAGACAATTCAATACACGTAGAAACGTACGGCTGAGCACACACTTAAAAATAGTTGAAGTCAACATGTGCAGCCTTGAGCCTTCCGCTAGCATGCCAGTATGCCACACATACGGTAGAAAAATCATGGTGCGGCCAATGCTGGAACGTGGAATCAGTCGCACTGGATTCAGCTATATAAACACCAACGTCGCGTTGCCACACGAATGGAGCAGCTTAGGATATTCCTACTCGACCACACAATGGCATCTCCTGCGTCGCCCGTCGTCATCCAGATGCCTTCGCACACCAACGGCGCCGGGACGCCCCCCACCACGCCCAAGGACTCCGGCGACTTCGCCGCCACGGCGCCCACACCTTCCGGACCTACTAAAGCCACCGTGACAGACAAGGCCATGTCAAGCGCCGCGAACCTCGCACAACTCCTGCCGACCGGCACCGTGCTCGCGTTCCAGGCGCTGGCTCCCTCCTTCACCAATCACGGCAAGTGCGAGGAGACCCCCACGAACCAGTGGCTCACCGCAGCTTTAGTCATTGTTCTCGCCGTCTCATCTCTCGTCTTCTCCTTCACGGACAGCGTCGTCGGCCGTGACCAGAAGCTCTACTATGGCGTCGCCACGCCACGCGGCTTCAACGTCTTCAACTTCTCCAGCGAGGAGGAGAAGCAGCTGTGGGATCCCGCCGAGTTCCGGAGGCTGCGCATCCGGCCGCTGGACTACATGCACGCTGTCTTCACGGCCCTGGTTTTCCTCGCCGTGGCGTTCAGCGACGTGGGGCTGCAAAACTGCTTCTTTCCCAACGCCGGTAGGAATACCGAGGAGCTTCTCAAGAACCTGCCGCTGGGCATGGCGTTTTTATCGAGCTTCGTGTTCATGGTCTTCCCAACAAAAAGGAAGGGTATCGGCTACAGCGACACTACCTCTCCGAAGAAGGTCCCTTAGTAGTGTTTAGACCATCTTTTCTAACTGTTAAATTAGAATGCATCGTTCCTTTTGGAAAgtaatatacttgtgtattggttAGTTATACTTTTTTAGGTAAAAGTGCATTGGATATAGTATAATGTATTCGACAGTTTAGCTGGACACACTACATCAAACGATTCTTTGCCTAGTATCAAAAATATTCAGCAAAAGGCAAAAATTACTCCGCAATGTCTTTACCGAGTGTCTCCTCGCACTTGCCGTGGTTGGTGAAGGAGGGAGCCAGCGCCTGGAACGCGAAACTGGGTCGGGAAAGACTCTTTGCCAAGTGTATAAACGCAGACACTAGGCAagatagatatatatatatatatatatatatatatatgttactGCTTAACTACGAGAATCGCTCCAAATTTTGTTAGTTTTTCTTTGCTGGTTATTTGACATCGCATTCAAGTATTCCTCAATTTAATTGTTCCTTAATTTTGCCCTTTCCTGGCCCTGGTCTATCATTATCCCCAGCGTGCCAATTAGTCGTTGTGCCGGCAGTATTTGGACAACACCGGCGCAAGTGCACCGGTGGACAGTTTTTGGTGCGCTGGCGGACAACATTTTTTTGATGCGCCGGTGGTAGTGTTGGGCCTATAGGTATGTATATACGATCCGCCAAAGCCCACATGACCTCCTTCCTCGGTAATAGGGATGGCTCCAGTGAAGGCATGATTTCCTGGAGAGGTGTGGGGAAGAAGACTGTTCCAAGCCATCGTCGACTGCAAGCCAGGGAGGGAGGAGCACGGATTGGACATAGTGCCGGATTGGGCGTCTTCACGGCGCATGACTTGGTTTGACCATATTTCAAGTGTAACACTCGGCAAACCTCTAGCCCTTGTTTAATGTTACACTCGGGAAAGACGTGCCTCTAGTTCGACTTTTCAGTATCATTTCAGAGAGTGGACTTTCAGAGCAGGTGCTTGTTGAGCACCCGTATCTACATTGTGTATACTGCATCAAGATTCGTGCAAATTCTTTTTGTTTCCCTTTTAAATAATTTCTTATTTTTGTATCTCTCACATCACATATTGTTTGAACTCAAAAATTTGCAGGTCACTTAAACATAACAATTGGAATGTGGGAtaaatattttggattttttatGTCATTATCTATATATGTATTTCaaaaatttattttgaattttaaataatttaaaatttaaatttgcacAAAAAAATTCCGAACTAATTTTCCTCCattctattttttatttttgacTGACCTGCAGAAAAATGAAATTGAAATATTACACAATTTGAAAGATACAAAAAAGTCAAAGTTGAAAAATGAGCGCACCTGCTCCATTCAACTTTTCCCTTTCACTATTTGTGGGAGTCTATTTTTGCCGTGTGTGTCCCCAAACGGGATAAACATTTTCTTAGCCGAGTATTGATCGAAAACACATCGCAAAAATCTTTGCCTAGTGTCTTCGTTTATACACTTGGCAAAGAGTCTTTCCCGACCTAACCTTTACCAAGTCGACCTGGAACCACGGCAAGGCAAAAATATTGTAGCCCTCTCGTGTCTTTCATCCGTAGATCTACAGCAAGATATCATTATTGTTGTCCGTGAAAAATTAAGCTACTTGTATCGTCgtaccactagtggaaaacggggcaacaTGCCCGGTTTgtttgggccttcagtcccggttttcaaaccgggaccaacaaggcgggactaaagggtccccctttagtcccggttcaaagttgcaccgggtccaaaggcgtcgccacgtggtgcggccagggcgcTCGCGGTGGAGGGCCTTTGGtctcggttcgtggtacgaaccgggcctggaggttctctgccgcggtagaaaattgctatttctctgccgcgacacaggtttagggtggagcagcgtttctctgccgcgaaaCTGGGTGTTTCTCTGccacggcagagtttcagcaatgtatatatcattcaagaaaccacaaaatatCTTCGTGAATATAGTCATCGTcagcagtacacgtaatgcatgcatatttacaatataaagctagttggatctctttactaaatctatttGCCTTTACGAAGTTGCTCAATATCTATGACCTTCGCATAGTGCTCTCCAGTTGGGGCAATGACCTCggtaagaaagaatcccgcgatttcctcttgaattgctcttatgcgatcctccgttatgagagtgtctcgtaggcgtatcatctatatttaaaaaaggagatcaatatatatatGAAAGTGATGGtactaagattaattgtgaaatattgttcacgtacacgagtgtggtgtatagcATCCGTCGCATCCCTGTgacaggccatgtcacgaatgaagttgcagacgtagtatccacataagttattcccggattcctgcctcatacactttacgaaaaaatagttcgatcaaactaataatcaagtatcgttttgaaagtaaatatcatagagtttcacggacatagctatatatatagtactacttacagggtaatctttaaatgtaagctccggtttccatttacccgaaacagtattgatgaaccgtttccaagccctgcccggcaaaaaataatgagtaaatgagttattgattagttgatgatatcgtcgaattagaacagatgaagatgccaatacgaaattgattaaaATTACTTCTGGAGGATggtagccatgtccgcccattccgcatgttcTTTACGTTTTGAGTCCATGACATTTATGACTCctttgtgaagatcaatgattaggagaataaagtggaatctgcataagcatagctcaatgattacgagaataaagtggaagttgcacaagcataatgtatgttatatataacactcacttgaagttgtagggaaagaatatatcctctttgtttgcttgcttcactaaaaacattagcatgttgtcctctgtgtccttggggtacagtcgaaccgtaacttcatgaactgtgtctgggtcaatgaaccccagctcgtggagcttgcctctttt
It includes:
- the LOC127293383 gene encoding protein DMP10, with amino-acid sequence MEQLRIFLLDHTMASPASPVVIQMPSHTNGAGTPPTTPKDSGDFAATAPTPSGPTKATVTDKAMSSAANLAQLLPTGTVLAFQALAPSFTNHGKCEETPTNQWLTAALVIVLAVSSLVFSFTDSVVGRDQKLYYGVATPRGFNVFNFSSEEEKQLWDPAEFRRLRIRPLDYMHAVFTALVFLAVAFSDVGLQNCFFPNAGRNTEELLKNLPLGMAFLSSFVFMVFPTKRKGIGYSDTTSPKKVP